A part of Miscanthus floridulus cultivar M001 chromosome 6, ASM1932011v1, whole genome shotgun sequence genomic DNA contains:
- the LOC136460456 gene encoding uncharacterized protein, with product MAVPNYTYLKLKMPGPSGIIMIESTYEHAYDCNIECIKYDKAFAEAETLIANLDKLSGEAPDSKRRVGAFKPMEAIKLIPVDPACPDDWALRISATLDIK from the coding sequence atggcagtccccaactatacctacctcaagctcaagatgccaggccccagtggtatcatcatgattgagtccacaTATGAACATGCATATGACTGCAACATCGAGTGCATCAAGTACGACAAGGCTTTCGccgaggctgagaccctcatcgccaacctcgacaaactcagtggtgaggcgcctgactccaagcgtcgcgtagGGGCGTTCAAGCccatggaggccatcaagctcatcccggttgaccccgcctgccccgatgacTGGGcgttgaggatcagcgccaccctcgacatcaaatag
- the LOC136460455 gene encoding uncharacterized protein, producing MRPSWGFLSLGMRDVRSSPPPIPEDARWRAINRAHADAQKKWKDAKAAKRTKKILAREELDKRRRQQRKDGLPLEKSPSPSLSMEASDGDDEGEVGRGPLDHLPNVVEVVPGALASSPTLPGGGGADPGLAIARSGAEADTPEAWALGKCAVSPVGSAAAVEQVVAEATQPPPQRTGGASGSVEDQPAPMDMEVMPLPPPPPLRMRVAVAKRLSPRSSWKRPMEVPTLAPLKALKEGEVAPPPHNGKAHGLDAAEVPLAAETTGTEVPGVSQAGATETAAPGTIEAATAGTGALATAEATMAEAGAPETTEATMAEAGAPRTTEAMMAKAGAPGTTDANAIMAGLPAQEMEMKAVKALAAPLVQGPPPL from the exons atgcgaccatcgtgggggttcctctcgctg gggatgagggacgtgcgctcctctccgccgcccattcccgaggatGCGAggtggcgggcgatcaaccgggcgcacgccgatgcacagaaaaaatggaaagatgccaaggcggcgaagcgcacgaagaagatcctcgcacgCGAGGAGCTAGACAAGCGCCgtcgtcaacaaaggaaggatggtctcccattggagAAATCCCCATCGCCGTCGTTGTCtatggaggcctcggacggggatgatgagggcgaggtggggcgaggtcccctggaccatctccccaacgtagtggaggtggtgcccggggcgttggcGAGCAGCCCGacactcccgggaggaggaggagcagaccCAGGGTTAGCGATTGCCCGCTCTGGGGCCGAGGCTGACACACCCGAGGCATGGGCGTTGGGCAaatgcgccgtcagcccggtgggctcggcggcggcggtggaacaAGTGGTGGCGGAGGCGACGcaaccgcccccgcagaggaccgggGGGGCGTCGGGGTCCGTTGAGGAccaaccggcgccgatggacatGGAGGTGATGCCtctaccgccaccaccacctttgCGGATGAGGGTCGCTGTGGCGAAGCGGTTATCAccccgctcgag CTGGAAGCGGCCtatggaggtgcctaccttggcaccccttaaagcgctcaag GAAGGGGAGGTAGCGCCTCCGCCCCACAATGGCAAGGCTCATGGGTTGGATGCGGCCGAGGTTCCCTTGGCCGCCGAGACCACCGGGACTGAGGTCCCTGGGGTTTCACAGGCCGGGGCGACAGAGACTGCGGCGCCCGGGACCATCGAGGCTGCTACGGCGGGCACCGGGGCCCTCGCGaccgccgaggccacgatggcggaggccggagcccccgagaccaccgaggccacgatggcggaggctggagcccccaggaccaccgaggccatgatggcaaaggccggagcccccgggaccaccgacgCTAATGCGATCATGGCGGGGCTGCCAGCCCAGGAaatggagatgaaggcggtgaaggccttggcggcacccttggttcagggcccaccGCCGTTGTGA